The sequence GCGAGACCGGGTGGAGCTGGACGAAGAAGGCATCTTCCCCGAGGGCCTGGACGCCGACGAGGCGACGCCCGCACCGAACGAAGAGTGAGAACGGGCGGCCGAGCATTCCTGGAAGCAAGCGGGCCCCAGGTGGGGGCCCGCGTCGTTTCAGCGCAACAACACCTGGGCCACCTTCACGAGGGCATCGAGCTGGTCCTCGTCCATCTTGCGCGCAAGGCCCGTGAGCTGGCGCAGCTTGGGCGCCCCGCCCTGCCCTCGCTCCCCCTTGCCCGATTTCGTCCCCTCCTCCACATCCGCGATTCCCAGCAACTCGTCCGAGGAGATTCTAAGCACTGAGCACATCCGCAGCAGCGTCTGGACGCTGGGCAGCATCTTCCCGCGCTCCAAGCGGCTGTAGACCATGTGCGCGAGGCCCAGTTTCTCGGCCACCTCCGCCTGCGTGAGCCCGAGCTGCGTCCGGGCCTCACGGGCGGCACTTCCAATACGGGTCGCCAGTTCTTCGTTCATGCGTCGGGTACCAGGAACACCGAGAACCAGGTCTGGCGCGGGCAGGAGGGCCCGAGCCTCGGGGACGCACCTTCCTGCCGC comes from Pyxidicoccus trucidator and encodes:
- a CDS encoding helix-turn-helix domain-containing protein, translated to MNEELATRIGSAAREARTQLGLTQAEVAEKLGLAHMVYSRLERGKMLPSVQTLLRMCSVLRISSDELLGIADVEEGTKSGKGERGQGGAPKLRQLTGLARKMDEDQLDALVKVAQVLLR